The following proteins are co-located in the Flavobacterium sp. CECT 9288 genome:
- a CDS encoding cation diffusion facilitator family transporter, whose protein sequence is MSREQTAIRATYFSIVGNTILAIIKGFAGFFGNSYALIADAIESTTDIFASFLVLFGIKYSNKPADENHPYGHGRAEPLITFLVVGFLITSATIIAYESIINIGTPHQLPKPWTLIVLGAIIIWKEYSFRVVMKRSIETNSSSLKADAWHHRSDAITSVAAFLGISIALILGNGYEAADDWAALFASGFILYNSYLIFRPALGEIMDEHLYDDLIEHIREVSVQVDGILDTEKCFIRKAGMQYHVDLHATVNSNITVKEGHDLAHKLKDTLREQIPELGHVLIHVEPHE, encoded by the coding sequence ATGTCAAGAGAACAAACAGCAATTAGGGCTACTTATTTTAGTATTGTGGGCAATACAATACTGGCCATTATAAAAGGATTTGCAGGTTTTTTTGGCAATTCATACGCTTTGATTGCTGATGCTATCGAGTCTACAACAGATATTTTTGCGTCATTTTTAGTGTTGTTCGGAATTAAATATTCCAATAAACCTGCTGATGAGAATCATCCTTACGGACACGGTAGGGCTGAGCCATTGATTACGTTCTTGGTAGTGGGGTTTTTGATAACCTCGGCAACAATTATAGCTTATGAAAGCATAATCAATATTGGTACACCGCATCAATTGCCTAAGCCTTGGACACTAATTGTTCTTGGCGCCATAATTATCTGGAAAGAGTATTCCTTTCGAGTAGTTATGAAACGCAGTATAGAGACTAATAGTTCTTCATTAAAAGCCGATGCTTGGCACCATAGGAGTGATGCCATCACTTCGGTAGCTGCTTTTTTAGGGATTTCTATTGCTTTAATTTTAGGGAATGGTTACGAAGCAGCTGATGATTGGGCAGCACTTTTTGCATCTGGATTTATATTGTATAATAGTTATTTAATTTTCCGACCTGCTCTTGGCGAAATCATGGATGAACATTTATACGATGACTTGATTGAACATATTAGAGAGGTATCTGTTCAAGTTGACGGAATTTTAGATACCGAAAAATGTTTTATCCGAAAGGCAGGCATGCAATACCATGTTGATTTACATGCAACAGTGAACTCAAATATAACCGTAAAAGAAGGTCATGACCTTGCTCACAAACTCAAAGATACCTTAAGAGAACAAATCCCAGAATTAGGACATGTTCTGATACATGTAGAACCTCATGAGTAA
- the murA gene encoding UDP-N-acetylglucosamine 1-carboxyvinyltransferase produces the protein MGIFKIEGGISLQGEITPQGAKNEALQILCAVLLTPEKVIINNIPDIIDINKLITLLGNLGVKIQKTGSGSYTFQADEVNINYLETEAFKKEGGSLRGSIMIVGPLLARFGKGYIPKPGGDKIGRRRLDTHFEGFINLGAKFRYNREDHFYGVEAADGLVGADMLLDEASVTGTANIVMAAVLAKGRTTVYNAACEPYLQQLCKMLNSMGANITGVGSNLLTIEGVESLGGCEHRILPDMIEIGSWIGLAAMTKSEITIKNVSWDNLGVIPNTFRKLGITLERRGDDIYIPAHVNGYEVKTDIDGSILTIADAPWPGFTPDLLSIVLVVATQARGDVLIHQKMFESRLFFVDKLIDMGAKIMLCDPHRAVVMGHDFKSQLKATTMSSPDIRAGISLLIAALSAKGTSTIQNIEQIDRGYERIDERLRAIGAQIVRA, from the coding sequence ATGGGAATTTTCAAAATAGAGGGAGGCATAAGTCTTCAAGGAGAAATCACTCCACAGGGTGCAAAAAATGAAGCATTACAAATATTGTGTGCTGTTTTATTAACACCTGAGAAAGTTATTATTAATAATATTCCAGATATTATTGACATTAATAAATTGATCACTTTATTAGGTAATTTGGGTGTAAAAATTCAAAAAACAGGTTCAGGTTCTTACACTTTTCAAGCTGATGAGGTAAATATAAATTATCTAGAAACCGAGGCATTCAAAAAAGAAGGTGGATCACTTAGAGGGTCTATCATGATTGTTGGACCTTTGTTAGCAAGATTTGGAAAAGGATATATTCCAAAACCGGGTGGCGACAAAATCGGAAGACGAAGATTAGATACGCACTTTGAAGGTTTCATAAATCTTGGAGCTAAGTTTAGATACAACAGAGAGGATCACTTTTATGGTGTAGAAGCTGCTGACGGATTAGTTGGAGCTGATATGTTATTAGATGAAGCATCAGTTACGGGAACTGCAAATATTGTAATGGCAGCCGTTTTAGCAAAAGGAAGAACAACGGTATACAATGCTGCTTGTGAGCCTTATTTACAGCAATTGTGTAAAATGCTGAACTCAATGGGCGCAAATATTACCGGAGTAGGATCAAATTTATTGACTATTGAAGGGGTAGAAAGCTTAGGTGGTTGTGAGCACAGAATTCTTCCAGATATGATTGAAATAGGAAGTTGGATTGGTCTTGCTGCCATGACAAAATCTGAAATTACTATAAAAAATGTTAGTTGGGATAACCTTGGAGTAATCCCAAATACATTTAGAAAATTAGGAATTACCCTAGAGCGTCGTGGAGATGATATTTATATTCCTGCTCATGTAAATGGGTATGAAGTAAAAACTGATATTGATGGTTCTATTCTTACTATTGCTGATGCACCGTGGCCTGGATTTACACCAGATTTATTGAGTATTGTACTTGTAGTGGCTACACAAGCAAGAGGTGATGTTTTGATTCACCAAAAAATGTTTGAAAGTCGTTTGTTTTTTGTTGATAAACTAATTGACATGGGTGCTAAAATCATGTTATGTGATCCACACCGTGCTGTAGTTATGGGACATGATTTTAAATCACAATTGAAGGCTACAACTATGTCATCACCAGATATTCGCGCTGGTATATCATTATTAATTGCCGCACTTTCTGCAAAAGGAACAAGTACCATACAAAACATTGAACAAATAGATAGAGGGTATGAGCGTATTGACGAACGTTTAAGAGCAATTGGAGCTCAAATCGTTAGAGCGTAA
- a CDS encoding DUF4290 domain-containing protein, which yields MNSKYIKENSNDVVHHLEYNAERSHLIIPEYGRHLQKLIDLATNIQDDLERNKAAKYIIQVMGSLNPHLRDVPDFQHKLWDQLFIMSDFKLVADSPYPIPSREVLQLKPDVLKYPQNFPKYRFYGNNIKYMIDVANKWEDGDMKKALVKVIANHMKKSYLSWNKDTVKDDVIFEHLYELSDGKLNLIQSSEELLNTTDLLRTNKRVSNKIAPTGQPKILSNKNLKTGKPNLPHKNQNRKPL from the coding sequence ATGAATTCAAAATACATTAAAGAAAATTCGAATGATGTAGTGCATCATCTTGAGTACAATGCCGAAAGGTCACACCTTATCATTCCAGAATACGGCAGGCATTTGCAAAAACTTATTGACTTGGCTACAAATATTCAAGATGATTTGGAGCGCAACAAAGCTGCAAAATACATCATTCAAGTTATGGGTAGTTTGAATCCGCATTTAAGGGATGTTCCAGATTTTCAACATAAATTATGGGATCAGTTGTTTATAATGTCTGATTTTAAATTAGTTGCTGATTCTCCTTATCCTATTCCGTCACGCGAAGTATTACAATTAAAGCCAGATGTTTTAAAATATCCTCAAAATTTTCCAAAATATAGGTTTTACGGTAATAACATTAAATATATGATTGATGTTGCTAATAAATGGGAAGATGGAGATATGAAAAAAGCATTGGTAAAAGTTATTGCCAATCACATGAAAAAATCATATTTAAGTTGGAATAAAGATACGGTAAAAGATGATGTAATCTTTGAACACTTATACGAATTATCTGATGGAAAATTAAATTTAATACAAAGTTCAGAAGAATTGCTTAATACTACTGATTTGTTGAGAACTAATAAACGAGTTTCTAATAAAATAGCTCCTACAGGTCAGCCTAAAATACTAAGCAACAAAAATTTGAAAACAGGTAAGCCAAATCTACCTCACAAAAACCAAAACAGAAAACCCTTGTAA
- a CDS encoding DUF493 family protein, producing MDKKTEEFYDRLKVELDLNNTWPAEYLFKFIVPSDAKNIEKVQTAFDCMGAVIKTTKSKTGKFTSISIDVTMKNSQEIVDKYLEVSTIEGIISL from the coding sequence ATGGATAAAAAGACTGAAGAATTTTATGATAGATTAAAAGTAGAGTTAGACCTAAACAATACTTGGCCTGCAGAATACTTGTTTAAATTTATAGTGCCAAGTGATGCTAAAAATATTGAAAAAGTACAGACTGCTTTTGATTGTATGGGTGCTGTTATAAAAACAACAAAATCTAAAACGGGTAAGTTTACAAGCATATCTATTGATGTGACCATGAAAAATTCACAAGAAATTGTAGATAAATACTTAGAAGTTTCTACAATTGAAGGCATTATTTCTTTATAA
- a CDS encoding AAA family ATPase, with translation MQKEIIVIIGGPGTGKTTIIDGLVAKGHCCYPEISREVTMEAKKQGIEQLFLEKPLLFSELLLEGRIKQFYNAQNEAHNVVFIDRGIPDVLAYMHYIGDSYPASFDVACKEHTYSKIFILPPWEEIYISDDARYENFEQAKLIHSHLIETYKNYGYDLIEVPKDTMENRIHFILNTISN, from the coding sequence GTGCAAAAAGAAATCATTGTTATCATAGGTGGTCCTGGTACAGGAAAAACTACTATTATAGACGGATTGGTCGCAAAAGGCCATTGCTGTTATCCCGAAATTTCACGTGAAGTTACCATGGAGGCAAAAAAACAAGGAATAGAACAATTATTCCTTGAAAAACCATTGCTTTTTAGTGAATTATTGCTTGAAGGTAGAATAAAACAATTTTACAACGCTCAAAACGAAGCTCATAATGTAGTTTTTATAGACAGAGGAATCCCTGATGTTTTGGCTTACATGCACTACATAGGCGATAGTTACCCTGCAAGTTTTGATGTTGCTTGTAAAGAACATACGTATTCAAAAATATTCATCTTACCACCTTGGGAAGAAATCTATATAAGTGATGATGCTCGCTACGAAAATTTTGAGCAAGCAAAACTCATTCACAGTCATCTTATTGAAACGTATAAAAACTATGGCTACGATTTAATTGAAGTTCCGAAAGACACAATGGAAAATAGAATTCATTTTATCTTAAACACTATCTCGAATTAG